The DNA region CGTCTGGCCGTACGACTACCTCTCCCGCGATCTTGACGCGGTTTTTTACGCCTCGCTCAAGGCGCCCATTGGCGCGGCGCTGCGCCATGGCGCGCTGGCCGGTTTCTGGAACGCCCTGCTCGTCCTCTGCTCACGCGCGCTTGGCGGGCGATACCGCGCCCGGCTGGCCGCCGTCGCGGCCATCATCGTGCCGATCGTCGTGTTCATCGCAATCCTGCGCACGATTGTCGCCGCGCAGGGCGCGCTCGTGGCGGTGCGTTTCATGCTGCGCTGGGGATCGCTCCCGCAGATCCTGCGCTCCATCGTGTGGCTCGGGCAGGAGGACGACCCCTTTGCCCGGATCGCCGCCCGCGTAACGATCGTCGGCCTCATCGCGCTCGCGACGCTGTTCGCGGCGTGGTACGTGGCGCGCCGCGCGCGCGGGCCGGCCGCGCCCGTTCCCTCGAAGCGGCCCTCGCGCGTGGTGACATCGCTCGCGTTTCTGACCGTCGCCGGGTTCGGCTTTTTTCTCGGCGCCCCGGCAAGGACGCCGGTGCCCGGATCGCCCGATATCGTTCTCGTCAGCATCGACACACTGCGCGCCGACCGATTGTCGATCTACGGCAACGAACGCAAGACCTCTCCGAACATCGACCGCCTGGCCCGCGAAGGCGTGATGTTCGAGCAGGCGATCGCGCACGCTCCCTGGACGCTGCCCTCGCACGCCTCGATGTTCACCGGCCTTCTGCCCTACGAGCACGGCGCGGTGGAACCCGATCGCCCTTTGCCGCCGGACATGCGCGTGTTTCCCGAGCGCCTGCTCCAGAGAGGCTATCGGACCGGCGCGTTCGTCACCGGCATTCTCGTCTCGCGGAGATTCGGCTTTGACCGCGGATTCGACACATTCCGCTTCCGCGATCGTCGTCTCGCCGCCGACACCGCGATCGACGCCATGCACTGGTTTCTCGCATCGAGGCAGCCGTCATTCCTGTTCCTGCACCTGTTCGACATGCACTACCCGTACCACCCGCCGCCGGAGTACTACACGCGCTTTGGCCCGGCCTCGCCGATGCTCGTGTCCCCGCAATCGGTCGACTTCGGCGCTTTTCTCAATTACGCGAACGAGCACCCCCATTGGGTCGCGAAAGTCGCGCTCGACCGATACGACGAGACGCTCGCCTACGTCGATGACGTCCTCGGCCGCCTGTTCAAGAAACTCCGCGACGAGCGGCGCTGGGATAACACGCTCATCATCGTGACGTCCGATCACGGAGAGGAATTCTACGACCACGGCTCCTGGGGACATTCGCAGTATCTGTACGAGGAAAGCCTGCGCGTGCCGCTCATCGTCAAGCTGCCGCGCGGCGCGTGCGGGCCGGCGCGCCTTGCCGGGAAGGCCGCGCCGCTGACGGCGATCGCCGACCTGATCCTGAAAACCGCGAACGGCCCGAGCAAGGACAACCCGATGCTGGATTGCCGCGCCGGCGGCGTGGCGGCGGCGATCGACGACATGATCGACATGTCGCCGATCCTCGCCGAGACGCAGTTCGCCTGGGAGCTCAAGGCCCGCGGCACGCACCGATTCGCCGCGCGCTCGCCGGGCGCAAAATTGATCGAGCCTTACGAGCCCCCCGACCCCGCGCTCGAGTTCTATCGCCGCGGTTGGGAGTACTACGACCTCGCGGACGATCCGCTCGAACGCCTCAACCTCTACGCGCCCGGCGCCGCGCCCGAGCTGGAATCCGCCCTGGCCGACGCGAACAAAAGCCTCATGGAAACCGAGCGCGCGCACGACATCGAACTCGATCCCGCGACGATCGAGCGCCTGCGTTCACTGGGCTATTTGCAGTAGGGGATTGCGTCAGGCGCCCCGCCCGTCAGGGCTACTCCGTCAGGGCCGCAAACGGAGTCCCGCTCCGAGCGGGACGGAGTGCGCGGTCGATACCGCCGCCCGTCAGGGGCCCCTCCGTCAGGGCCGCAAACGGAGTCCCGCTCCAAGCGGGACGGAGTGCGCGGTTGATACCGCCGCCCGTCAGGGGCCCCTCCGTCAGGGCCGCAAACGGAGTCCCGCTCCAAGCGGGACGGAGTGCGCGGTTGATACCGCCCCGGCATCTCCGATTTCCGCGGAATTTGCCAAGGCGTGGCCGGCCGCGCCCGGGAGAAATCGCCTACCGCCGCTCGGCGAACCAGGCTTTGCGGAATTCCTTGTTCATGCGCGCGATGTGGCGGATCGGGATCTCCTTGGGGCAGTAGGCCTCGCACTCGCGATGGTTCGAGCAGCCGCCGAACCCCATTTCGTCCATGCGCTCGACCATGTTCTTCACGCGGAGCGCGGACTCGGGCCGGCCTTGCGGCAGCATCGCGAGGTGCGACACCTTCGCGCTGACGAACAACATGGCGCTGCCGTTCGGGCACGCGGCGACGCACGCCCCGCACCCGATGCACGCCGCCGCGTCCATCGCCTCTTCCGCGTCGTCGGCCGCGATGGGTATCGCGTTGCCGTCCGGCGCGCCGCCGGTGGAGGCCGAGATGTATCCGCCCGCCTGGATGATGCGGTCGAACGCGGCGCGATCGACGATGAGATCGCGCAACACGGGAAACGCCACCGAGCGCCACGGCTCGATGGTGATCGTCTCGCCGTCGGAGTAATGCCGCATGTGCCGCTGGCAAAGCGTGGTGCCCGGCTCGCCGCCGTGGGGATGGCCGTTC from bacterium includes:
- a CDS encoding succinate dehydrogenase/fumarate reductase iron-sulfur subunit, which translates into the protein MKLTLKIWRQAGPSQKGAFETYTVDGVSSDWSFLEMLDHLNDDLIRKGQAPVAFDSDCREGICGTCGCVVNGHPHGGEPGTTLCQRHMRHYSDGETITIEPWRSVAFPVLRDLIVDRAAFDRIIQAGGYISASTGGAPDGNAIPIAADDAEEAMDAAACIGCGACVAACPNGSAMLFVSAKVSHLAMLPQGRPESALRVKNMVERMDEMGFGGCSNHRECEAYCPKEIPIRHIARMNKEFRKAWFAERR
- a CDS encoding sulfatase, whose product is MNTDSTADDRISVAVASPAPTRAERVAFALWRFFNVSLMTVAVFGALGLATGLLNVWPYDYLSRDLDAVFYASLKAPIGAALRHGALAGFWNALLVLCSRALGGRYRARLAAVAAIIVPIVVFIAILRTIVAAQGALVAVRFMLRWGSLPQILRSIVWLGQEDDPFARIAARVTIVGLIALATLFAAWYVARRARGPAAPVPSKRPSRVVTSLAFLTVAGFGFFLGAPARTPVPGSPDIVLVSIDTLRADRLSIYGNERKTSPNIDRLAREGVMFEQAIAHAPWTLPSHASMFTGLLPYEHGAVEPDRPLPPDMRVFPERLLQRGYRTGAFVTGILVSRRFGFDRGFDTFRFRDRRLAADTAIDAMHWFLASRQPSFLFLHLFDMHYPYHPPPEYYTRFGPASPMLVSPQSVDFGAFLNYANEHPHWVAKVALDRYDETLAYVDDVLGRLFKKLRDERRWDNTLIIVTSDHGEEFYDHGSWGHSQYLYEESLRVPLIVKLPRGACGPARLAGKAAPLTAIADLILKTANGPSKDNPMLDCRAGGVAAAIDDMIDMSPILAETQFAWELKARGTHRFAARSPGAKLIEPYEPPDPALEFYRRGWEYYDLADDPLERLNLYAPGAAPELESALADANKSLMETERAHDIELDPATIERLRSLGYLQ